Sequence from the Candidatus Rokuibacteriota bacterium genome:
GTCGTGCCACCGTTGGGAGATGACCCGGAGCCCGTCGGGGTCGGGCTTGAGGTGGCGCACCTCGTCGCGGGTGACGATCAGGTCCAGGTGCGAAGCCAGGGCGAGGCGCTCGAGGACCCGACGGCTGACGGCACCGCCGTTGTTGGTCCAGACCGCTGTCCTGAACCCCAGCTCGCGCGCGGCCCGGAGAGCCTCGAGGGCTCCGGGCTCGAGCTGGGCGTCCAGGAGCGCCTGCTCCTCGTGCGCGCGGGCGATCTGCCAGAACTCATCCTCGAGTCCCGGGGCCCGCTCCCTGACAACGCGGGCCAGCTCGGGCGCCGACCAGCGCG
This genomic interval carries:
- a CDS encoding HAD hydrolase-like protein, giving the protein MPGGRALVFDLDHTLVRSPLDLRAMARDLLVLLQARGVTLPAREARWSAPELARVVRERAPGLEDEFWQIARAHEEQALLDAQLEPGALEALRAARELGFRTAVWTNNGGAVSRRVLERLALASHLDLIVTRDEVRHLKPDPDGLRVISQRWHDLEAAYVVGDSWVDGLAAQAGGVPFIAYRADREELDRRGVRVWAAISHLAELRALFA